The following are from one region of the Odontesthes bonariensis isolate fOdoBon6 chromosome 12, fOdoBon6.hap1, whole genome shotgun sequence genome:
- the LOC142396562 gene encoding uncharacterized protein LOC142396562: MEILGERRTRNLWTFLGLLMVLTVSGVDGVQVKSFLNGSVLLPCPCMGINLQMDVKWQSTSGRVAEYGRKELVFKLNKTGPYVGDNYTGRVETFLSKNNHNCSVLLTNITAADRGEYKCIFYRKKLYTSEDVNLHVCGTADISQRTVTHGNPTKVFTACHVKECSAGVEIQWTSEKNPLTNSAQTTINISEGRLDTSTGLYHFNSSLSTNNVTLDPKCEVRSKEPDIQPRKEPEVSTDIFRILFKLIPAVSALGLVLFLFFR, from the exons ATGGAAATCCTCGGGGAACGACGTACAAGAAACCTGTGGACATTTCTCGGATTGTTAATGGTGTTAACGGTCTCAG GTGTTGACGGAGTTCAGGTCAAAAGCTTCCTGAACGGAAGTGTCCTTCTGCCGTGCCCCTGCATGGGCATAAATTTGCAAATGGATGTTAAGTGGCAGAGTACGAGCGGCAGAGTGGCAGAGTACGGGAGAAAAGAGCTGGTGTTCAAGTTGAACAAAACCGGGCCGTATGTGGGTGACAACTACACAGGCAGGGTTGAAACATTTCTGAGTAAAAACAACCACAACTGCTCTGTCCTGCTAACAAACATCACAGCGGCTGACCGAGGGGAATACAAATGTATTTTCTACCGCAAAAAACTGTACACTTCTGAAGATGTGAACCTGCATGTTTGTG GCACAGCCGACATTTCTCAGCGGACCGTCACCCATGGCAACCCTACAAAGGTTTTCACAGCATGTCATGTAAAGGAATGCAGCGCAGGGGTTGAAATTCAGTGGACTTCAGAAAAAAATCCTCTTACAAATTCAGCTCAGACTACAATAAACATCTCCGAAGGCCGCCTGGACACTTCCACCGGCCTCTACCATTTCAATAGCTCTCTCTCTACAAACAATGTGACGTTAGACCCTAAATGTGAAGTCAGGTCCAAAGAACCGGACATTCAACCTC GTAAAGAGCCGGAAGTCTCCACAGACATTTTCAGGATACTGTTTAAACTCATCCCCGCGGTGTCAGCGCTTGGATTGGTCCTGTTCCTGTTTTTCCGTTGA